From Streptomyces sp. NBC_01551:
GACGCCCCGGCGACCCGGCGCGGACCCGCCCCGCGGCACCCGGACTCACCCGGTCGGCCGCGTCCGAGGACGGAAACCCTGCGGGCGCGATGCCCCGTTACATCCCTTATCGTCGGCCGGGAGGACGGCAGAAGGAGGCCCCGTGCCCACCCCTACCCCCGTGCCCCCGCGCGAACGGGCCGACACGCCCTGGCGCTCGGAAGGCGCTCCGCCCAGCCCGCCGCCGAAGAAGCGGATGCCCGGCTGGCGGTGGCTGGTCCTCGCCGCCCTGATCGTCTACCTGGTGACCAACCTCGTCCTGTCCTTCTTCAACGAGGGCGACGAGCCGGTCATCTCGTACACGGAGTTCAGCAAGCAGGTGGCCGACGGCAACGTCTCGAAGATCTACTCCAAGGGCGACGCCATCCAGGGCCAGCTGAAGGCCAAGCAGCCCCTCCCGGACGGCGACAAGGGCGACTACACGAAGTTCGTCACCCAGCGCCCGGCCTTCGCCGACGACCAGCTGTGGGCCAACCTCAGCAAGCACGACGTCACGGTGACGGCCTCACCCGTCGTCGTCCAGCGCAGCTTCCTGGCCAACCTGCTGCTCTCGCTGGCCCCGATCCTCGTGCTGGTCCTCCTGTGGGTCCTGATCGCCCGGCGCATGGGCGGCATGGGCGGCATGGGAGGGCTGGGCCGCAAGGCGCCGCCCAAGCCCGTCGAGCTGGAGGGCGGCCGGCGCACCACCTTCGAGGACGTGGCCGGAATCGACGAGGTCAAGGGCGAGCTCAACGACGTCGTGGACTTCCTCAGGAACCCGCAGCAGTACCGGAAGATGGGGGCCCGGATGCCCGGCGGAGTCCTGCTGGCCGGACCGCCCGGCACCGGCAAGACCCTCCTGGCCCGCGCGGTCGCAGGCGAGGCCGGGGTGCCGTTCTTCTCCGCCTCCGCCTCCGAGTTCATCGAGATGATCGTCGGCGTGGGCGCCTCCCGGGTCCGCGAGCTCTTCTCCGAGGCGCGCAAGGTGGCCCCCTCGATCGTCTTCATCGACGAGATCGACACCATCGGCCGGGCCCGCGGCGGCGGCGCCGCCATGGGCGGCCACGACGAGCGCGAACAGACCCTCAACCAGATCCTCACCGAGATGGACGGCTTCTCCGGCTCGGAGGGCGTGGTCGTCCTGGCCGCCACCAACCGGCCCGACGTCCTGGACCCGGCGCTCACCCGCCCCGGCCGCTTCGACCGCACGGTGTCGGTCTCCCCGCCGGACCGGCCCGGCCGCGAGGCCATCCTGCGGATCCACACCCGTGACATCCCGCGGGGACCCGACGTCGACCTCGACCAGGTGGCCCGCACCACCCCCGGCATGACCGGCGCCGACCTGGCGAACCTCGCCAACGAGGCCGCCCTCCTCGCCGTGAAGCGCACGCAGGACCGGGTCACCCAGGCGGACTTCATGGACGCCCTGGAGAAGGTCCAGCTGGGCGCGGCGCGTTCGCTCGTCATGCCGGAGGAGGAGCGCCGCCGCACCGCGTACCACGAGAGCGGCCACGCGCTGCTGGGCATGCTCCAGCCGGGCGCCGACCCGGTCCGCAAGATCACGATCGTCCCGCGGGGCCGGGCGCTCGGCGTCACCCTCTCGACGCCGGACGCGGACCGGTACGCGTACACCGAGGACTACCTCCGCGGCCGCATCATCGGCGCCCTGGGCGGCATGGCGGCCGAGCAGATCGTCTTCGACGTCATCACCACGGGCGCGGAGAACGACCTCGAACAGGTCACCAACCTCGTGCGCGGCATGGTCGGCCGCTGGGGCATGAGCGAGCGCGTAGGCCGGCTGACCGCGATCCCGGCGGACGCCCAGAGTCCGTACGGGCTCTCCGCCGCCCCCGCAACCCTCGACGTCGTCGACCACGAGATGCGGCGCATCGTCGACGAGTGCTACCAGGAGGCCGTCCGGCTGCTGGGCGAGCACCGCCCGAAGCTGGACGCCCTGGCGCAGGCGCTCCTGGCCAACGAGACCCTGGACGAACCGGCCGCCTACGCCGCCGCCGGGATCCCGCGCCTGACCAAGAACGCCGACTCCTAGCCCGTCACGCCACCCGGGCGATCACGTACCGAAAGATGTTCGGCAGCCACACGGCGCCGTCGCCGCGCTCGTACGGGTGAAGCGCCTCGGCCAGCTCCTTCTCCGCGAGCGCGGGATCGGCGCACCGGTAGAGGCCCGTCGACAGCAGCCCCCGCACCGCGCTGTCCACGTCCGCGTACCCGAACGGGCAGAACACCCGCCCCGACCCGTCCGGCACCAACCCCGCCGACGCCACCACCGCGTCCAGGTCCCGCGCCACCGGCCCGCCGCCCAGTACCTGAGGCACCGTGCACCGCTCCGCCGGGCCCCAGTCGGCCAGCACCACCGCCCCGCCCCGCCGGACCGCCGGCAGGGCCCGGGCCAGCTCGGCCGGGCGCGGCGAGAAGGCCAGCAGCACGTCGTACGGGACCCGGGGCGCGGGGGGAGCCGCCATCACCTCCAGCAGCCGCTCGCGGGCCAGCGCCCTGCGGGCCGGATCGGCCTCCACACCCGTGGCCAGGGCTCCCCGCCCCGCGGCCAGCAGGAGGGGCAGCCCGGCCCCGCATTCGAGGCCCAGCAGCCGGTCGCCCGGCCCGACCTCCAGCCGGTCGTAGACCGCTTCGTACAGCGGTACCAGCATCCGTTCCTGGATCTCCGCCCAGTCCCGGGCGACGAGCGTCGCCGTCGGCGTCGGTGTCATCGAAAGAGCGCTCCTGATTCCTTGTCGCCCCCTTGCCCCCGTTGCCAGGGAACTCCCCATTCGCCCCCGCGTCCAGAGGAGTGCGCCACCCGATTCACGCTCGGTGCGCCGGGCGCCGTACCATTCGCGCCATGGCAAAGGCACCCGTTCTCACCCCCCAGGCGGAGGATTTCCCCCGCTGGTACCAGGATCTGATCAACAAGGCCGAGCTGGCCGACAACGGTCCGGTACGCGGCACCATGGTCATCCGACCGTACGGCTACGGGCTGTGGGAGCGGATGCAGCAGGAGATGGACGCGCGCATCAAGGACGCGGGCGCCCAGAACGCGTACTTCCCGCTGTTCATCCCGCAGTCGTACCTGACGAAGGAAGCCGAGCACGTCGAGGGCTTCGCCCCCGAGCTCGCGGTCGTCACGCACGGCGGCGGCAAGGAGCTCGAAGAGCCCGTCGTCGTCCGGCCCACCTCCGAGACGATCATCAACGACTACTTCTCCAAGTGGGTCCAGAGCTACCGGGACCTGCCGCTGCTGATCAACCAGTGGGCCAACGTGGTCCGCTGGGAGATGCGCCCGCGCGTCTTCCTCCGTACGAGCGAGTTCCTGTGGCAGGAGGGCCACACGGCCCACGCCACGTACGAGGACGCCCGCGACTACGCCGCCCGCATCCACACGGACGTGTACGGCGACTTCATGACGAACGTGCTCGGCATCGACGTCGTGCTCGGCCGCAAGACCGCCAAGGAGCGCTTCGCCGGCGCCATCAACACCCTCACCCTCGAGGGCATGATGGGCGACGGCAAGGCCCTCCAGCTGGGCACGAGCCACGAGCTCGGCACCAACTTCGCCAAGGCCTTCAACACACAGTACCTGTCGAAGGAAGGCAAGCAGGAGCTCGTCTGGCAGACCTCGTGGGGCGTCTCGACCCGCATGGTCGGCGGCCTGATCATGTCCCACGGCGACGACAACGGCCTGCGCGTCCCGCCGCGGCTCGCGCACGTCCAGGTCGTCGTCATGGCGATCAAGGGCG
This genomic window contains:
- the ftsH gene encoding ATP-dependent zinc metalloprotease FtsH translates to MPTPTPVPPRERADTPWRSEGAPPSPPPKKRMPGWRWLVLAALIVYLVTNLVLSFFNEGDEPVISYTEFSKQVADGNVSKIYSKGDAIQGQLKAKQPLPDGDKGDYTKFVTQRPAFADDQLWANLSKHDVTVTASPVVVQRSFLANLLLSLAPILVLVLLWVLIARRMGGMGGMGGLGRKAPPKPVELEGGRRTTFEDVAGIDEVKGELNDVVDFLRNPQQYRKMGARMPGGVLLAGPPGTGKTLLARAVAGEAGVPFFSASASEFIEMIVGVGASRVRELFSEARKVAPSIVFIDEIDTIGRARGGGAAMGGHDEREQTLNQILTEMDGFSGSEGVVVLAATNRPDVLDPALTRPGRFDRTVSVSPPDRPGREAILRIHTRDIPRGPDVDLDQVARTTPGMTGADLANLANEAALLAVKRTQDRVTQADFMDALEKVQLGAARSLVMPEEERRRTAYHESGHALLGMLQPGADPVRKITIVPRGRALGVTLSTPDADRYAYTEDYLRGRIIGALGGMAAEQIVFDVITTGAENDLEQVTNLVRGMVGRWGMSERVGRLTAIPADAQSPYGLSAAPATLDVVDHEMRRIVDECYQEAVRLLGEHRPKLDALAQALLANETLDEPAAYAAAGIPRLTKNADS
- a CDS encoding class I SAM-dependent methyltransferase, whose product is MTPTPTATLVARDWAEIQERMLVPLYEAVYDRLEVGPGDRLLGLECGAGLPLLLAAGRGALATGVEADPARRALARERLLEVMAAPPAPRVPYDVLLAFSPRPAELARALPAVRRGGAVVLADWGPAERCTVPQVLGGGPVARDLDAVVASAGLVPDGSGRVFCPFGYADVDSAVRGLLSTGLYRCADPALAEKELAEALHPYERGDGAVWLPNIFRYVIARVA
- the proS gene encoding proline--tRNA ligase; translation: MAKAPVLTPQAEDFPRWYQDLINKAELADNGPVRGTMVIRPYGYGLWERMQQEMDARIKDAGAQNAYFPLFIPQSYLTKEAEHVEGFAPELAVVTHGGGKELEEPVVVRPTSETIINDYFSKWVQSYRDLPLLINQWANVVRWEMRPRVFLRTSEFLWQEGHTAHATYEDARDYAARIHTDVYGDFMTNVLGIDVVLGRKTAKERFAGAINTLTLEGMMGDGKALQLGTSHELGTNFAKAFNTQYLSKEGKQELVWQTSWGVSTRMVGGLIMSHGDDNGLRVPPRLAHVQVVVMAIKGDEAVAKVRELGAQLKAAGLRVHVDDRVDTPFGRRAVDWELKGVPVRIEIGPRDLENGTAMLARRIPGGKEAVQISALLDLLPKVLDEDQAQLLRESRERRESRTSDVSTIEEAAEAAIAGGWARIPWADLGPEGEAKLAEQAVSVRCLIAADGSVPEADDAPGTLAIVARSY